In one window of Vibrio sp. JC009 DNA:
- a CDS encoding ClpP-like prohead protease/major capsid protein fusion protein, translating to MPNANSKPEKSWYTLKNEASNDTAQLYIHGIIGDWDIESIDLIKALQQIGDKDLVARIQSYGGSVYEGLAMYNAIKAHKGKTIGVVDGLAASIATYVLMAFDEIHMPENATFMIHNPTIGAWGEEEEIESALTQVKNAKATVSDAYAERSGKPVEDILEAMSKETWFTANEALEWGLIDEVIDPVNLQNQLNENDVEGIKKFKNVPEALLNQITVQDEPEGETEPEPEPLAANATNSPSIQSKQEQVSDMPKPNEELQNAVKAENERQTAIRALCNQHKVGEELTNEMLNDVDCTVQNASVKILANLGESSVNGQRETETNLTASHIRAGNGNHVKEELQNALNARCGTEELEKDNSFGHESLLNMARASLGENARSAMTKTELVNRAFNSQDFGDIITEGIRTVMRDELKVRAPLWRELANTESLPDFRETELVTVNDAPDLMEIKEDGEYKTVLIKGTGERMQLATFGREIQFTRQAIINDEIGLISKVPRKFMQSAYRLSDKLMFNAILAGKMQDGGDVFIKGTGGKWGNLIDNITKDDHVALIMALHKAFATATTDEGDVLDLRGEVLLANPDHASMFEAVLNTASKPDTFNPAYKKFNRVVETARIASVDGAIGLTSKDFDSVVMGFLDGQQDPWLETGDGWSSDGAKMRITYDIASKVLDRRGLAKGIFKAT from the coding sequence ATGCCTAATGCAAATTCAAAACCTGAAAAAAGCTGGTACACGTTAAAGAACGAAGCCAGTAACGATACGGCTCAGCTCTACATTCACGGCATTATCGGTGACTGGGATATTGAGTCGATAGATTTAATCAAAGCACTGCAGCAGATCGGCGATAAAGATCTGGTGGCGCGCATCCAGAGCTACGGCGGCAGCGTCTATGAAGGGCTGGCAATGTACAACGCCATTAAGGCCCACAAAGGCAAAACTATCGGTGTTGTAGATGGGCTTGCTGCTTCCATTGCGACTTATGTGCTGATGGCCTTTGATGAAATTCATATGCCGGAAAACGCGACCTTTATGATCCACAACCCGACTATCGGTGCATGGGGTGAAGAGGAAGAAATCGAAAGCGCACTCACTCAGGTGAAGAACGCGAAAGCTACGGTTTCTGATGCTTATGCCGAGCGAAGCGGAAAGCCGGTTGAAGATATTCTGGAAGCCATGAGCAAAGAAACCTGGTTTACCGCAAATGAAGCTCTGGAGTGGGGGTTGATCGATGAGGTGATTGACCCGGTTAACCTGCAGAACCAGTTAAACGAAAACGATGTTGAAGGCATTAAGAAGTTTAAGAACGTGCCGGAGGCGTTACTCAATCAAATCACTGTTCAGGATGAGCCGGAAGGGGAAACCGAGCCGGAGCCTGAACCACTGGCGGCAAACGCCACCAATTCACCTTCCATTCAATCTAAACAAGAACAGGTAAGCGATATGCCGAAACCAAATGAAGAACTGCAGAATGCAGTAAAGGCTGAGAACGAGCGTCAGACAGCGATTCGTGCGCTGTGTAATCAGCATAAAGTTGGTGAAGAACTGACAAATGAAATGCTCAACGATGTGGACTGCACAGTTCAAAACGCATCTGTGAAGATCCTTGCAAACCTTGGTGAGTCCAGCGTGAACGGTCAGCGTGAAACCGAAACCAATCTGACCGCTTCACATATCCGTGCAGGCAACGGTAACCATGTGAAAGAAGAGCTGCAAAACGCACTGAATGCCCGTTGTGGAACCGAAGAACTGGAGAAAGATAACTCGTTTGGTCATGAGTCATTGCTGAATATGGCTAGAGCCAGCTTGGGGGAGAACGCCCGAAGCGCTATGACTAAAACCGAACTGGTTAACCGTGCGTTTAACTCTCAGGATTTCGGTGACATTATTACTGAGGGTATCCGTACCGTAATGCGTGACGAGCTAAAGGTTCGCGCACCTTTGTGGCGTGAACTGGCGAACACCGAAAGTCTGCCAGACTTCCGCGAAACTGAACTGGTGACAGTGAATGATGCACCAGATCTGATGGAAATTAAGGAAGATGGTGAATACAAAACGGTTCTGATTAAAGGGACTGGTGAGCGTATGCAGCTTGCTACCTTTGGCCGTGAAATTCAGTTTACCCGCCAGGCGATTATCAATGATGAAATCGGACTGATCTCTAAGGTGCCGCGTAAGTTTATGCAGTCTGCTTACCGACTGTCCGATAAGCTGATGTTTAACGCTATTCTGGCAGGCAAGATGCAGGACGGTGGCGATGTGTTTATTAAAGGCACTGGCGGTAAGTGGGGCAACCTGATTGATAACATCACCAAAGATGACCATGTAGCTTTGATTATGGCTTTGCATAAGGCGTTTGCAACGGCAACCACTGATGAAGGTGATGTGCTGGATCTGCGTGGTGAGGTGCTTCTGGCTAACCCTGACCATGCTTCTATGTTTGAAGCAGTGCTGAACACGGCAAGTAAGCCGGATACCTTCAACCCGGCTTATAAGAAGTTCAACCGAGTGGTTGAAACTGCCCGTATTGCTTCGGTTGATGGTGCCATCGGCCTGACATCCAAAGACTTTGACAGCGTTGTGATGGGCTTCCTTGACGGTCAGCAAGACCCGTGGCTGGAAACCGGGGACGGCTGGAGCAGTGACGGTGCCAAGATGCGTATTACCTACGACATTGCTTCTAAAGTGCTGGATCGTCGCGGTCTGGCAAAGGGTATTTTCAAAGCGACTTAA